In the Paenibacillus sp. FSL H7-0357 genome, one interval contains:
- a CDS encoding GNAT family N-acetyltransferase: MLAECMWAADEELDEKSEQVLAGYIANDCTELLGCFENGRLAGLIGIMRHSRKAAEIRHLAVQEQWRGKGIGRKMVEELRRTAEYDTITAETDHDAVGFYRNSGFAVKSLGEKYPGVERFICSLSLNDAERS, encoded by the coding sequence TTGCTGGCCGAGTGCATGTGGGCTGCCGATGAGGAGCTTGATGAGAAAAGCGAGCAGGTGCTTGCGGGATATATTGCAAATGATTGTACAGAATTGCTGGGCTGCTTTGAGAATGGACGGTTGGCAGGGCTCATCGGAATCATGCGGCATTCCAGGAAAGCGGCGGAGATCAGGCATCTTGCAGTTCAGGAGCAGTGGCGCGGGAAAGGGATCGGCAGAAAGATGGTAGAGGAACTCCGCAGAACTGCTGAATATGACACGATAACCGCGGAGACAGACCATGACGCCGTTGGGTTCTACAGGAATAGCGGATTTGCAGTTAAGAGTCTGGGGGAAAAATATCCCGGAGTCGAGCGTTTCATCTGCAGTCTTTCTCTAAATGACGCAGAACGGAGCTGA
- a CDS encoding glutaredoxin family protein: MENVIVYTSTNCPHCRQVKSFLSEKGVSYEERNIEQNDDYAQQVWDMGMRAVPVTVIGDFKIVGMNKTQFDKALATV; this comes from the coding sequence ATGGAAAATGTAATTGTATACACTTCAACCAATTGCCCGCATTGCCGTCAGGTGAAGAGCTTCCTGAGCGAGAAGGGTGTATCCTACGAGGAACGCAACATCGAGCAGAATGATGATTACGCGCAGCAGGTTTGGGATATGGGTATGAGAGCTGTACCTGTAACCGTCATCGGCGATTTCAAAATCGTAGGCATGAACAAAACGCAATTCGACAAGGCTTTGGCAACTGTATAA
- the trxB gene encoding thioredoxin-disulfide reductase, which translates to MYKSIIVGTGPAGLTAAIYLARANLNPLVIEGPQPGGQLTTTTEIENFPGFPEGIMGPELMDNMRKQAERFGAKFITGWVNSVELGDRPFKLNVEGMGTLTTDTLILSTGATAKYLGIPGEQDNIGRGVSTCATCDGFFFRGKEIVVVGGGDSALEEAGFLTRFASKVTLVHRREELRASKIMQDRVRDNAKVTWGLNRTPLEVTSGDKGVNGLKVLNNETGEEEFIEASGVFVAVGHHPNTSFLGGQITTDASGYIVTNPGTSETNIPGVFACGDVQDTRYRQAITAAGSGCMAAMDAEKYIESLEHSAVIL; encoded by the coding sequence ATGTACAAATCCATTATCGTTGGTACCGGACCGGCCGGACTGACTGCTGCTATCTATTTGGCCCGCGCCAACCTGAATCCGCTGGTGATTGAAGGTCCGCAACCGGGTGGTCAGCTTACCACTACAACGGAAATTGAGAATTTCCCCGGATTCCCTGAAGGTATTATGGGTCCTGAACTCATGGACAATATGCGTAAGCAGGCTGAGCGTTTCGGTGCAAAGTTTATTACAGGCTGGGTGAACAGCGTAGAGCTGGGGGATCGTCCGTTCAAGCTGAACGTTGAAGGTATGGGAACATTGACTACAGATACACTGATCCTATCGACAGGTGCTACGGCAAAATACCTCGGCATTCCCGGTGAGCAGGACAACATCGGACGCGGTGTCAGCACTTGTGCGACTTGTGACGGATTCTTCTTCCGCGGCAAAGAGATCGTCGTTGTCGGCGGCGGTGATTCCGCCCTTGAGGAAGCTGGCTTCCTGACCCGTTTTGCTTCGAAAGTTACCCTTGTGCACCGCCGTGAAGAGCTGCGAGCTTCCAAAATTATGCAGGATCGTGTCCGCGATAATGCCAAGGTGACCTGGGGGCTGAACCGTACTCCACTGGAAGTGACTTCCGGCGACAAAGGCGTGAACGGTCTGAAGGTTCTTAATAATGAAACCGGCGAAGAGGAATTCATTGAAGCCAGCGGTGTATTTGTAGCTGTCGGCCATCATCCGAATACTTCCTTCCTGGGTGGTCAAATTACAACGGATGCGAGCGGGTATATCGTGACCAATCCGGGTACCTCCGAAACCAATATTCCTGGCGTATTTGCTTGCGGCGACGTTCAGGATACCCGTTACAGACAAGCCATTACGGCAGCGGGCAGTGGTTGCATGGCAGCTATGGATGCTGAGAAATACATCGAAAGCCTGGAGCACAGTGCGGTTATTTTGTAA
- a CDS encoding heavy metal translocating P-type ATPase — translation MQATSKQMPKPIARQGNAQQPRTPEPRRFDPKAMLGNSEMQAALGSGLLMLIAWAASGWSEILSVLLYVISYTVGGWIKAKEGVETLVKERDLDVNLLMIAAALGAASIGYWNEGAMLIFIFALSGALESYTMERSKKDISSLMALKPATAVRIEQGAMNEVAIDLLAIGDLLLVRPGELIPADGKVCRGESAVNQASITGESLPVEKTAGSEVFAGTVNGEGPLYIEVTKAAENTLFAKIIKMVEEAESEVPDSQRFIKRLESIYARVVVAATVALIALPPYLLDWSWSDTFYKAMVFLVVASPCALVSSIMPAMLSAISKSARKGILFKGGVHLENMARTSVVAFDKTGTLTEGIPQVTDFIAGEGYDRRELLSVSASIEKLSRHPLAEAVVRMAEEEQVELYNIQESKSVTGWGIEGTVQGQQWRIGKSNLLDEPAVQRDDEPVQHWKTLRQQFEAEGKTVSLILAGDKIAGMIALQDTVRPQAEVAVRKLQKLGIKVAMLTGDRAEAAQAMAARTGVDMVFADLLPEDKVSHIKALREQYGHVIMVGDGVNDAPALATATVGMGMGMKGSGAALEIADVVLMNDNIEEISSTIALARRSQRIVKQNMIFAVTVIASLMLGNFLQGIALPFGVVGHEGSTILVILNGLRLLR, via the coding sequence ATGCAAGCAACATCCAAACAAATGCCAAAACCAATAGCGCGCCAAGGCAACGCGCAGCAGCCCCGGACACCGGAGCCGCGACGTTTCGATCCGAAGGCTATGCTGGGCAATTCCGAAATGCAGGCTGCCCTGGGCAGCGGATTACTTATGCTGATTGCTTGGGCAGCCAGCGGCTGGTCGGAAATCCTCTCAGTGCTGCTCTACGTGATCTCTTATACGGTAGGCGGCTGGATTAAAGCGAAGGAAGGTGTGGAGACACTGGTCAAGGAACGCGACCTCGATGTCAACCTGCTGATGATCGCTGCCGCTCTGGGCGCCGCTTCAATCGGCTACTGGAACGAAGGTGCGATGCTGATCTTCATCTTTGCACTGAGCGGTGCTCTGGAGAGTTATACCATGGAGCGCAGTAAAAAGGACATCTCCTCCCTGATGGCCCTGAAGCCGGCCACGGCAGTGCGCATTGAGCAGGGGGCAATGAACGAGGTTGCGATTGATCTTTTGGCCATCGGAGATTTGCTGCTGGTGCGGCCCGGTGAACTGATTCCCGCTGACGGTAAAGTGTGCCGGGGTGAATCGGCCGTCAATCAGGCTTCGATCACAGGCGAATCATTGCCGGTAGAGAAAACAGCCGGAAGTGAAGTGTTCGCCGGGACCGTCAACGGGGAAGGCCCGCTTTATATCGAAGTTACCAAGGCTGCAGAGAACACCCTTTTTGCCAAGATTATTAAGATGGTGGAAGAGGCGGAGAGCGAAGTGCCGGATTCACAGCGGTTTATTAAACGGCTGGAGTCGATTTATGCCCGGGTGGTTGTGGCTGCAACGGTTGCATTGATTGCATTGCCGCCATATCTGCTGGACTGGAGCTGGAGCGATACTTTTTATAAAGCGATGGTCTTTCTTGTGGTGGCTTCACCGTGCGCGCTGGTCTCATCCATCATGCCTGCCATGCTGTCGGCCATTTCCAAAAGTGCGCGCAAAGGCATCCTGTTCAAAGGTGGCGTGCACCTGGAGAATATGGCGCGGACGTCTGTGGTAGCCTTTGATAAGACCGGAACGTTGACTGAGGGGATTCCGCAGGTGACGGATTTTATCGCCGGAGAGGGATATGACCGGAGGGAGCTGCTGTCGGTCAGCGCATCCATTGAGAAATTGTCACGCCATCCGCTGGCGGAAGCGGTTGTCCGCATGGCTGAGGAGGAGCAGGTGGAGCTGTACAATATCCAGGAGAGCAAATCCGTAACCGGCTGGGGGATTGAAGGCACGGTTCAAGGCCAACAATGGAGAATCGGCAAATCCAATCTTTTGGATGAGCCGGCAGTTCAGAGGGATGACGAACCAGTACAACACTGGAAAACCTTGCGGCAGCAGTTCGAGGCTGAAGGAAAGACCGTGTCGCTGATTCTGGCCGGTGACAAAATCGCCGGGATGATTGCGCTGCAGGATACGGTGCGTCCTCAGGCCGAAGTTGCTGTACGCAAGCTGCAGAAGCTGGGAATTAAGGTGGCTATGCTGACCGGGGACCGGGCAGAGGCGGCGCAGGCAATGGCAGCAAGAACGGGAGTGGACATGGTATTTGCCGATCTTTTGCCGGAGGATAAAGTAAGTCATATTAAAGCGCTCCGTGAGCAATATGGCCATGTGATTATGGTTGGTGATGGGGTCAATGATGCTCCGGCTCTGGCAACGGCCACCGTTGGCATGGGGATGGGTATGAAGGGCAGCGGCGCGGCACTTGAGATTGCCGATGTGGTGCTGATGAACGATAATATTGAAGAGATTTCTTCGACCATTGCGCTGGCCCGCCGGTCGCAGCGTATTGTGAAGCAGAATATGATTTTTGCTGTTACCGTGATCGCCAGCCTGATGCTGGGCAACTTTTTGCAGGGGATCGCGCTCCCCTTCGGTGTTGTTGGCCATGAAGGCAGCACAATTCTCGTGATCCTGAACGGATTAAGACTTTTACGCTAA
- a CDS encoding homocysteine synthase, giving the protein MSEDRKLSFETLAVHAGQEIDPTTLSRAVPLYQTTSYGFRDAEHAANLFALKEFGNIYTRLMNPTTDVFEQRIAALEGGAGALATASGAAAISFSILNIAGAGDEIVSSASLYGGTYNLFSTTLPKLGIKVHFVDSDNPENFRSAITDKTKALYAETIGNPQGNVLDIEAVAAIAHEHGIPLIVDNTFPSPYLLRPIEYGADIVVHSATKFIGGHGTSIGGIIVDGGKFDWKASGKFPGLTEPDPSYHGVVYTEAVGPIAYIIKARVQLLRDLGAAISPFNSWLLLQGLETLHLRLERHSQNALKVAQYLEAHENVEWVSYAGLPSHPSYTLAQKYLPKGQGAILTFGIKGGAAAGVKLIENVKLFSHLANVGDSKSLIIHPASTTHQQLSAEEQTTAGVTPELLRLSIGTEFIDDILYDLEQAIAASQQ; this is encoded by the coding sequence ATGTCAGAAGACCGCAAGCTGTCGTTTGAAACTTTAGCCGTTCATGCAGGACAAGAGATCGATCCAACTACTTTATCGCGTGCCGTACCGTTGTATCAGACCACTTCCTACGGGTTCCGTGATGCGGAACATGCAGCCAATTTGTTCGCGCTCAAGGAATTCGGCAATATCTATACCCGTTTGATGAATCCGACCACCGATGTGTTCGAGCAGCGGATTGCCGCGCTTGAAGGCGGGGCAGGAGCCCTTGCCACAGCTTCAGGGGCAGCGGCAATTTCCTTCTCTATTCTGAACATCGCCGGTGCAGGGGATGAAATTGTGTCCTCCGCAAGTCTCTATGGCGGAACATACAACCTGTTCTCTACCACACTGCCCAAGCTGGGCATCAAGGTTCATTTTGTGGATTCGGATAATCCTGAGAACTTCCGCAGTGCGATTACAGATAAGACGAAGGCGCTCTACGCCGAAACGATCGGCAATCCGCAGGGAAATGTACTGGATATTGAAGCCGTGGCGGCCATTGCCCATGAGCATGGCATTCCGCTGATTGTGGATAATACCTTCCCGAGCCCGTATTTGCTTCGTCCGATTGAGTATGGAGCCGACATCGTAGTGCACTCAGCTACCAAATTCATCGGCGGGCACGGTACCTCCATCGGCGGAATCATTGTGGACGGCGGCAAATTCGACTGGAAAGCCAGCGGCAAATTCCCGGGGCTGACCGAGCCGGACCCAAGCTATCATGGCGTAGTTTACACGGAAGCTGTAGGACCGATTGCCTATATTATTAAAGCCCGCGTGCAGTTGCTGCGTGATTTGGGCGCTGCGATTTCGCCGTTTAACTCCTGGCTGCTGCTGCAAGGGCTGGAGACTTTACATTTGCGTCTTGAGCGTCACAGCCAGAATGCGCTGAAGGTTGCACAGTATCTGGAAGCCCATGAGAATGTGGAATGGGTCAGCTATGCCGGATTGCCGAGCCATCCTTCCTATACACTTGCCCAGAAGTATTTGCCAAAGGGGCAAGGCGCAATCCTTACCTTCGGAATTAAGGGCGGAGCCGCAGCGGGCGTCAAGCTGATAGAGAATGTGAAGCTGTTCTCCCATTTGGCCAATGTCGGTGATTCCAAGTCACTGATTATTCATCCGGCGAGCACTACACATCAGCAGCTTTCTGCCGAAGAGCAGACAACAGCAGGTGTGACCCCTGAATTGCTGCGTTTGTCGATTGGTACGGAATTCATTGACGATATTCTGTATGATCTGGAGCAGGCGATTGCTGCCAGCCAGCAATAA
- a CDS encoding GNAT family N-acetyltransferase — protein MNYPVIETDRLKLRLLTIEDREAVFRHFSEEEVTRYMDIPPCRDISEADEIIQFHIDDSGCRWGVFDKQQDQLAGTCGYHCWTTGPEGKAEIGFDLSRDFWGRGLMTEALLPVIAFGYEEMGLEVIEATVDPGNDRSLRLLTALGFCRDEELVDNLVYFYMRRNQFAG, from the coding sequence ATGAATTACCCGGTCATTGAAACAGACAGGTTGAAGTTAAGATTGCTGACGATTGAAGATCGTGAGGCGGTATTCCGCCATTTCTCGGAGGAAGAAGTAACGCGTTACATGGATATTCCGCCCTGCAGGGACATTAGCGAAGCGGACGAAATTATCCAGTTTCACATCGACGATTCGGGCTGCCGCTGGGGAGTATTCGATAAGCAGCAGGATCAATTGGCAGGGACCTGCGGCTATCATTGCTGGACAACCGGACCTGAGGGCAAAGCAGAAATCGGCTTTGATCTGTCCAGAGACTTCTGGGGCAGGGGACTGATGACCGAAGCACTCCTTCCGGTGATCGCCTTTGGTTATGAAGAGATGGGGCTTGAGGTCATTGAAGCTACAGTTGATCCGGGGAACGATAGATCCCTTCGCCTGCTGACAGCGTTGGGGTTTTGTAGAGATGAGGAGCTGGTAGACAATCTGGTATACTTCTATATGCGGCGAAATCAATTTGCCGGCTAG
- a CDS encoding GntR family transcriptional regulator: protein MLKGSERRVSLKRKQGPLYQQIQKILRDRILHGVYPLGSIIPSEPQLEKEFGVSKMTVRGAVQELSQEGYVQKKSGVGTIVMRNTSYQKLSKGKKFTELLVEEGHKLEKRLLVSELITNDAGTEEYHRHGPYCQRIERLYILNGQPYIHLIHFLTAEALPGGGAKEMGADIQSLYDSLEENDIVLENFKDRFFVEPAPPEVCLLLKLPPGTHVLKRLRNSYDGEGRLIEHSVGCYNTELHHYLVSYDT from the coding sequence ATGTTGAAAGGTAGTGAACGGCGCGTGTCACTGAAACGCAAGCAAGGTCCTTTATATCAGCAAATTCAAAAAATCCTCAGAGACCGGATTCTGCACGGTGTATATCCTCTGGGGAGCATCATTCCCTCCGAGCCGCAGCTGGAAAAGGAATTCGGTGTCAGTAAAATGACGGTCCGCGGCGCGGTCCAGGAGCTGTCCCAGGAGGGTTATGTACAAAAGAAAAGCGGCGTCGGAACCATTGTGATGCGCAATACCTCCTATCAGAAACTCTCCAAGGGCAAAAAATTTACAGAGCTGCTCGTAGAAGAGGGACATAAGCTGGAAAAAAGACTGCTGGTGTCTGAGCTCATTACGAATGATGCCGGTACGGAGGAATACCATCGCCACGGTCCGTATTGCCAGCGGATCGAACGTCTCTACATTCTGAATGGACAGCCTTATATTCATCTGATACACTTCCTGACAGCAGAAGCGCTGCCCGGCGGAGGTGCCAAAGAAATGGGTGCGGATATCCAGTCGCTGTATGACTCTTTGGAGGAGAACGACATTGTGCTGGAGAACTTCAAGGACCGTTTTTTTGTGGAGCCGGCACCTCCTGAGGTCTGTCTGCTGCTGAAGCTTCCACCGGGGACGCATGTGCTCAAGCGCCTGCGCAACTCCTACGACGGGGAAGGCAGGCTGATCGAACACAGCGTCGGCTGTTATAACACAGAGCTTCATCATTATCTGGTCAGTTATGACACTTGA
- a CDS encoding sugar kinase, whose protein sequence is MPRIAAFGEVMMRLQVPGYETLVQSSRLEYSFSGSGVNVTAALARYGHNGAIITTLPETPVGEAAIAYLRKLGVDTSLISRGGKQLGMYFLENGFGARPGRVTYTDRLGSSFNTAEAGDYDMAALASRVDVLHLCGITLAMNEGVRKQMKQLAAEVKSAGGKVVFDCNYRPGLWGTDGYAKARPHYEDLLELADTVMMNEKDAQFILGIGTGEYDRITQLKQAIPEVAKRFGIGTAAGTHREINADNTHSLTGYIYHQGTFEFSRKLTFPVFDRIGAGDAFTSAIIHGELQQYPWQQTVNMAAAAAMLAHTTQGDTALFTEGEVLRALSDHTLDVER, encoded by the coding sequence ATGCCTAGGATTGCTGCTTTTGGCGAAGTGATGATGCGGCTGCAGGTTCCTGGCTATGAAACGTTAGTCCAGAGCAGCAGGCTGGAGTACTCTTTTTCCGGAAGCGGGGTTAATGTAACGGCAGCGCTGGCCAGATATGGCCATAACGGTGCTATAATAACCACCTTGCCAGAAACTCCGGTAGGTGAGGCAGCGATAGCTTATCTGCGCAAGCTTGGGGTGGATACGTCACTGATCAGCCGGGGCGGCAAGCAGCTGGGGATGTACTTTCTGGAAAATGGCTTTGGAGCCCGCCCCGGCAGAGTCACTTACACAGACCGGCTGGGCAGCAGCTTCAATACCGCCGAGGCGGGCGATTATGATATGGCGGCACTTGCCTCCCGTGTAGACGTCCTTCATTTGTGCGGCATTACGCTGGCTATGAATGAAGGAGTGCGCAAGCAGATGAAGCAGCTTGCTGCGGAGGTGAAAAGCGCCGGTGGCAAGGTTGTCTTTGACTGCAATTACCGCCCGGGGCTATGGGGTACGGATGGCTATGCCAAGGCCCGCCCGCATTATGAAGATCTGCTGGAGCTGGCGGATACGGTGATGATGAATGAGAAGGACGCGCAGTTTATTCTTGGCATCGGAACTGGAGAATATGATAGAATAACACAGTTGAAGCAAGCAATTCCTGAGGTGGCGAAACGATTCGGAATCGGAACGGCAGCGGGAACCCACCGTGAGATTAATGCTGACAATACGCATTCCTTAACGGGATATATCTATCATCAAGGTACATTCGAGTTTTCCCGTAAGCTGACCTTCCCTGTATTTGACCGGATTGGCGCCGGTGATGCTTTTACCAGCGCCATCATCCATGGGGAATTGCAGCAGTACCCGTGGCAGCAAACTGTTAATATGGCAGCAGCGGCGGCGATGCTGGCCCACACCACCCAAGGCGACACCGCGCTTTTTACCGAGGGTGAGGTGCTCCGGGCGTTGTCAGACCATACCTTAGATGTTGAAAGGTAG
- the dagF gene encoding 2-dehydro-3-deoxy-phosphogluconate aldolase produces MSNIQQRLYKNRAALNVLAGGIENAKEIYAAAEGHVLVGVLSKNYATAEEAAAAMTEYGQAIQDAVSIGLGAGDNRQAAIVAEIAKSYPGSHINQVFPAVGATRANLGAQGSWINSLVSPCGKPGYVNISTGPISSGNEPQAIVPVHAAIALVRDMGGNALKYYPMQGLKLEEEYRAVAKACGEAGFALEPTGGIDMDNFGPILEIALQAGVPQVIPHVYSSIIDPQTGNTNVEDVSRLLEIMKSLVDQYA; encoded by the coding sequence ATGAGTAATATTCAGCAGCGCTTGTATAAGAACAGAGCCGCACTTAATGTCTTGGCAGGCGGCATTGAGAACGCCAAGGAGATTTATGCGGCAGCGGAGGGGCATGTCCTGGTAGGCGTGCTCTCCAAAAATTACGCCACAGCGGAGGAAGCGGCAGCCGCCATGACCGAATATGGTCAAGCTATTCAAGATGCCGTATCCATCGGCCTGGGAGCCGGAGACAACCGGCAGGCGGCAATTGTGGCGGAGATTGCCAAAAGCTATCCGGGAAGCCACATCAATCAGGTATTTCCGGCAGTGGGGGCGACCCGCGCCAATCTGGGAGCCCAAGGCAGCTGGATCAACAGCCTGGTCTCTCCCTGCGGAAAGCCGGGCTATGTAAATATATCGACCGGTCCCATCAGCTCGGGGAACGAGCCGCAAGCCATTGTGCCGGTTCATGCCGCCATTGCACTGGTGCGTGACATGGGTGGCAATGCGCTCAAATATTATCCGATGCAGGGGCTGAAGCTGGAAGAGGAGTACCGTGCGGTTGCCAAGGCCTGCGGGGAAGCCGGCTTTGCTCTGGAGCCTACGGGTGGAATCGACATGGACAACTTTGGCCCCATCCTGGAGATTGCGCTGCAGGCAGGCGTGCCGCAGGTCATCCCGCATGTCTATTCCTCGATTATTGACCCGCAGACCGGGAATACGAACGTAGAGGATGTCAGCAGGCTGCTCGAAATTATGAAATCGCTGGTGGATCAGTATGCCTAG
- a CDS encoding DgaE family pyridoxal phosphate-dependent ammonia lyase yields the protein MGHSLHARYGLKRVINASGRMSILGVSAPTDTVMEAMKQGGQKYVEIADLVDKSGDYIARLLGSEGAVVVNSASSGIALSVAAVVTGGDPRLSLRLHQEPVLKNEIIMLKGHNVQYGAPVETMVFLGGGRVVEAGYANEGRKEHIEQAICERTAAILYVKSHHTVQKNMISVEEAWEVAGRRGVPLIVDAAAEEDLLKYVQYSDLAIYSGSKAIEGPTSGIVAGKKKYVEWLKVQLHGIGRSMKVGKETTFGLLQALEEYQDKADSSELEKKALEVLQPLAEMPGVSVRIVQDEAGRAIFRGRIQIESSAAGVDAKTVNDGLREGEIAVYTRDYGVKQGYFDIDPRSLQGDDLQVIVSRISEIVGGKPNE from the coding sequence ATGGGTCACTCATTACATGCTAGATATGGATTGAAGCGCGTTATTAATGCCAGTGGAAGAATGAGCATCCTTGGCGTATCCGCACCAACAGATACGGTGATGGAGGCGATGAAGCAGGGCGGACAGAAGTATGTGGAAATTGCGGATCTCGTGGACAAATCCGGAGATTACATTGCCCGGCTGCTAGGTTCCGAAGGCGCGGTTGTCGTGAATTCGGCATCCAGCGGCATCGCGCTGTCGGTGGCAGCCGTTGTGACCGGCGGAGATCCGCGGCTCAGCCTCCGGCTGCATCAGGAGCCGGTACTGAAGAACGAGATTATTATGCTGAAGGGTCATAATGTGCAGTATGGAGCTCCGGTCGAAACCATGGTATTCCTTGGCGGAGGCCGGGTGGTGGAGGCCGGATACGCCAATGAAGGCCGCAAAGAGCATATTGAGCAGGCGATCTGTGAGCGCACCGCAGCCATTCTCTATGTCAAATCCCATCATACTGTCCAGAAGAATATGATTTCCGTGGAAGAGGCCTGGGAGGTTGCGGGGCGCAGAGGGGTGCCGCTAATCGTTGATGCGGCTGCGGAAGAGGATCTGCTGAAGTATGTCCAATATTCCGATCTTGCCATTTACAGCGGCTCGAAGGCAATTGAAGGTCCGACCTCAGGCATTGTCGCCGGCAAGAAGAAATATGTCGAGTGGCTAAAGGTACAACTGCACGGGATCGGCCGCAGCATGAAGGTCGGCAAAGAGACAACCTTCGGGCTGCTCCAGGCCCTTGAGGAATATCAGGACAAGGCCGACAGCAGCGAATTGGAGAAAAAGGCTCTGGAGGTCCTTCAGCCGTTGGCCGAAATGCCCGGAGTTTCGGTCCGCATCGTGCAGGATGAAGCGGGCAGAGCCATATTCCGTGGACGCATCCAGATTGAGTCCTCCGCTGCGGGGGTGGACGCCAAGACCGTCAATGACGGGCTGCGTGAAGGTGAGATTGCGGTGTATACCCGGGACTATGGCGTGAAGCAGGGCTATTTCGATATCGATCCAAGGTCTCTGCAAGGGGATGATCTTCAGGTCATCGTAAGCAGAATAAGCGAAATCGTGGGGGGGAAACCGAATGAGTAA
- a CDS encoding amidohydrolase/deacetylase family metallohydrolase, whose protein sequence is MVDIAIRDGIISAITPPGQAEGETGLDCSGLYGSSGWIDLHVHAVPELDPYGDDIDDIGVKQGVTTLVDAGSCGSDRIGAFYTESLKAATRVFALLNISRIGLERTDELSQLEWIDRAKALEAAAAYPGFIVGLKARISQSVVKDSGIEPLKLARRLSEETKLPLMVHIGSSPPAISEVLELLRPGDVITHYLNGKSNNLFHADGTPLHGLLDAAARGVHLDVGHGTASFSFRIAEQAKAAGIALNTISTDIYRGNRLNGPVYSMSNVLTKFLYLGYGLEEVIRAVTSSAAEWLGKPELGQIRVGQQANLTLFALEAGEKQLKDSEGDVRVAYHYIEAKGVFANGSLITC, encoded by the coding sequence ATGGTTGATATCGCCATCCGGGACGGGATCATCAGCGCCATTACACCGCCAGGCCAGGCTGAAGGAGAGACCGGGCTGGACTGTTCAGGGTTATATGGATCCAGCGGATGGATTGATTTGCATGTGCATGCCGTGCCTGAGCTTGATCCCTATGGCGATGACATCGATGATATTGGTGTGAAGCAGGGGGTAACGACGCTGGTGGATGCGGGAAGCTGCGGTTCAGACCGGATCGGGGCTTTTTATACTGAGAGTCTGAAGGCTGCAACACGAGTGTTTGCGTTGTTGAATATTTCACGGATTGGGCTCGAACGGACAGATGAGCTGTCGCAGCTGGAATGGATTGACCGGGCCAAGGCCCTGGAGGCGGCAGCGGCGTATCCTGGATTCATTGTCGGTCTGAAAGCCCGCATCAGCCAAAGTGTCGTCAAAGACAGCGGCATAGAGCCGCTCAAGCTGGCACGCAGACTGTCGGAAGAAACGAAGCTTCCGCTCATGGTGCATATCGGTTCCTCGCCGCCGGCTATTTCCGAAGTGCTGGAGCTGCTGCGGCCGGGTGATGTGATCACCCATTATCTTAACGGTAAGTCCAATAATTTGTTCCATGCGGACGGCACACCGCTGCATGGGCTGCTGGATGCAGCCGCCCGCGGGGTTCATCTGGATGTTGGGCATGGCACCGCGAGCTTCTCCTTCCGGATTGCAGAGCAGGCCAAGGCGGCAGGCATTGCGCTGAATACAATCAGCACAGATATCTACCGGGGCAACCGTCTGAACGGGCCGGTGTACAGCATGTCGAACGTGCTGACGAAATTTCTGTATCTCGGCTACGGTCTGGAAGAGGTCATCCGCGCAGTCACAAGCAGCGCAGCGGAGTGGCTGGGCAAGCCGGAGCTTGGGCAGATCAGAGTAGGCCAGCAGGCGAACCTGACCTTGTTTGCCCTGGAGGCCGGCGAGAAGCAGCTTAAGGACTCGGAAGGCGATGTCCGGGTCGCGTACCACTATATTGAGGCTAAAGGAGTCTTTGCAAATGGGTCACTCATTACATGCTAG